A stretch of the Desulfobacter sp. genome encodes the following:
- the xerD gene encoding site-specific tyrosine recombinase XerD — protein sequence MNDLIDGYIDYLIVEKGLSSNSIEAYTSDLVSYVNFLEKNKIQDIAMAETTLILAWLIFLTKKGLSPKSRARHLITVRGFYTYLAGEKMIEKNPIKDVDIPKIGQSLPKVISVSQVEALLNAGNPENPKGLRNIAMMEIMYGAGLRVSELIHLKLLDVNLDSGLVRVMGKGAKERIIPIGSKARERIRQWIETGRPKVLKQIVSEYLFVARADRPMTRQAFWKIIKQYAQTAGISTLVTPHTLRHSFATHLLEGGADLRSVQTMLGHSDISTTQIYTHISRDYLVRMHQRYHPRN from the coding sequence ATGAATGACTTGATAGACGGGTATATTGATTATCTCATTGTTGAAAAGGGCTTGTCCTCTAACAGTATTGAGGCCTATACCTCAGATTTGGTCTCGTATGTGAATTTTCTTGAAAAAAATAAGATCCAGGATATTGCCATGGCTGAAACCACCCTTATTTTGGCCTGGCTTATTTTTTTGACGAAAAAGGGATTATCTCCCAAATCAAGGGCAAGACACCTCATAACGGTCAGGGGGTTTTATACCTATTTGGCCGGGGAAAAAATGATCGAGAAAAATCCCATCAAGGATGTGGACATCCCCAAAATTGGCCAGAGCCTGCCAAAGGTGATTTCTGTATCTCAGGTCGAGGCCCTTTTGAATGCGGGCAATCCTGAAAACCCTAAGGGGTTGAGAAATATTGCCATGATGGAAATCATGTACGGCGCAGGACTTCGGGTCTCAGAGTTGATTCATTTGAAATTATTGGATGTCAATCTTGATTCAGGTCTTGTGCGGGTGATGGGAAAAGGCGCAAAAGAACGCATCATCCCCATTGGTTCCAAGGCCAGAGAAAGGATTCGCCAATGGATTGAAACTGGGCGGCCAAAGGTGTTAAAACAAATTGTTTCTGAGTATCTTTTTGTGGCAAGGGCGGACCGTCCAATGACACGCCAGGCTTTTTGGAAAATTATCAAACAATATGCCCAAACCGCGGGTATATCGACCCTGGTCACCCCCCACACCCTGCGTCATTCGTTTGCCACCCATCTTTTGGAGGGCGGGGCAGATTTACGATCCGTCCAGACCATGCTGGGCCACTCTGACATTTCAACCACACAGATTTATACCCATATTTCCAGGGATTATCTGGTGAGAATGCACCAAAGATACCATCCGCGAAATTGA